In one Pseudomonas hydrolytica genomic region, the following are encoded:
- the rpsF gene encoding 30S ribosomal protein S6 has protein sequence MRHYEIIFLVHPDQSEQVGGMVERYTKLIEEDGGKIHRLEDWGRRQLAYAINNVHKAHYVMLNVECTGKALAELEDNFRYNDAVIRNLVIRRDEAVTGQSEMLKAEENRSERRERRERPENAESNDGDDSDSNDSDNADE, from the coding sequence ATGCGTCATTACGAAATCATCTTCCTGGTTCACCCGGACCAGAGCGAGCAAGTCGGCGGCATGGTCGAGCGTTACACCAAGCTGATCGAAGAAGACGGTGGCAAGATTCACCGCCTGGAAGACTGGGGCCGTCGTCAGCTGGCTTACGCCATCAACAACGTCCACAAAGCCCACTACGTGATGCTCAACGTAGAGTGCACCGGCAAGGCCCTGGCCGAGCTGGAAGACAACTTCCGCTACAACGACGCCGTGATCCGTAACCTGGTCATCCGTCGCGACGAGGCCGTCACTGGCCAGTCCGAGATGCTGAAGGCCGAAGAAAACCGCAGTGAGCGCCGCGAGCGTCGTGAACGTCCTGAAAACGCCGAGTCCAACGACGGCGATGACAGCGACAGCAACGACAGCGACAACGCTGACGAGTAA
- the rpsR gene encoding 30S ribosomal protein S18: MARFFRRRKFCRFTAEDVKEIDFKDLNTLKAYISETGKIVPSRITGTKARYQRQLATAIKRARFLALLPYTDSHGR, encoded by the coding sequence ATGGCACGTTTCTTCCGTCGTCGTAAATTCTGCCGCTTCACCGCTGAAGACGTGAAAGAGATCGATTTCAAAGATCTCAACACCCTGAAAGCCTACATCTCGGAAACCGGCAAGATCGTTCCCAGCCGTATCACCGGTACCAAGGCTCGTTATCAGCGTCAGCTGGCCACCGCTATCAAGCGCGCCCGCTTCCTGGCCCTGCTGCCCTACACCGACAGCCACGGCCGCTGA
- the hflK gene encoding FtsH protease activity modulator HflK, which translates to MAWNEPGGNSNNQDPWGGRKGGGRQGPPDLDEAFRKLQESLNGLFGGGKKRGDDDSGRSGGGGGFGLLFVGLGLLAVVWLYSAIYVVDEQEQAVVLRFGKYHETVGPGLNIYFPPIDRKFQENVTRERAYSKQGAMLTEDENIIEVPLTVQYRVSNLQDFVLNVDQPEVSLQHATDSAVRHVVGSTEMDQVLTEGRELMASEVRERLQRFLDNYRTGITITQVNIQSAAAPREVQEAFDDVIRAREDEQREKNQAESYANGVIPEARGQAQRLLEEANGYRDEVIARAQGEADRFTKLVAEYRKAPEITRERLYIDTMQEVMSNTSKVLVTGDKGQNNLLYLPLDKMIDSRGGSSAGSASSSSGSMSRDPAVPLSSDMSQRNLRTRESR; encoded by the coding sequence ATGGCTTGGAATGAGCCGGGTGGCAACTCGAACAATCAAGACCCTTGGGGCGGCCGCAAAGGCGGTGGCCGGCAGGGGCCGCCGGATCTCGACGAAGCGTTCCGCAAGCTGCAAGAAAGCCTCAATGGCTTGTTCGGTGGTGGCAAGAAACGTGGTGACGACGACTCCGGTCGCAGTGGCGGCGGTGGTGGCTTCGGCCTGCTGTTCGTCGGTCTCGGCCTGCTGGCCGTGGTCTGGCTGTACAGCGCCATCTATGTGGTGGACGAGCAGGAGCAGGCCGTGGTGCTGCGCTTCGGCAAGTACCACGAAACCGTCGGTCCGGGCCTGAACATCTATTTCCCGCCGATCGATCGCAAGTTCCAGGAAAACGTCACTCGCGAGCGCGCATACAGCAAGCAGGGCGCGATGCTGACCGAGGACGAGAACATCATCGAAGTGCCGCTGACCGTGCAGTACCGCGTCAGCAACCTGCAGGACTTCGTGCTCAACGTCGACCAGCCGGAAGTCAGCCTGCAGCACGCCACCGACAGCGCCGTGCGCCACGTGGTGGGCTCCACCGAGATGGACCAGGTGCTGACCGAGGGTCGTGAGCTGATGGCCAGCGAGGTGCGCGAGCGCCTGCAGCGTTTCCTCGACAACTACCGCACCGGTATCACCATCACCCAGGTGAACATCCAGAGCGCTGCGGCGCCGCGTGAAGTGCAGGAAGCCTTCGATGACGTGATCCGTGCCCGTGAAGACGAGCAGCGCGAGAAGAACCAGGCCGAGTCCTACGCCAATGGCGTGATTCCGGAAGCGCGCGGTCAGGCCCAGCGTCTGCTGGAGGAAGCCAACGGTTATCGTGACGAAGTCATCGCCCGCGCCCAGGGTGAGGCCGACCGCTTCACCAAGCTGGTGGCCGAGTACCGCAAGGCGCCCGAGATCACTCGCGAGCGTCTGTACATCGACACCATGCAGGAAGTGATGAGCAACACCAGCAAGGTTCTGGTGACCGGCGACAAGGGGCAGAACAACCTGCTCTATCTGCCGCTGGACAAGATGATCGACAGCCGCGGCGGCTCTTCCGCCGGCAGTGCTTCGAGCAGCAGTGGCAGCATGAGCCGCGATCCTGCCGTACCGCTGAGCAGCGATATGTCCCAGCGTAACCTGCGTACCCGGGAGAGCCGTTGA
- the rlmB gene encoding 23S rRNA (guanosine(2251)-2'-O)-methyltransferase RlmB — protein sequence MSQLEKVYGVHAVEALLRHHPKRVKQLWLAESRQAPRIQPMLELAAQHRVPVGHKERQELDEWAEGVHQGVVAEVSPSQVWGENMLDELLERSEGVPLLLVLDGVTDPHNLGACLRTADAAGAQAVIVPKDKSATLNATVRKVACGAAEVIPLVAVTNLARTLEKLQKKGLWVVGTAGEAEQELYQLDMTGPTVLVMGAEGKGMRRLTREHCDYLVKLPMGGSVSSLNVSVATGVCLFEAVRQRQARGKG from the coding sequence ATGAGTCAGTTGGAAAAGGTCTACGGTGTGCATGCCGTGGAGGCGTTGCTGCGCCACCATCCCAAGCGGGTCAAGCAGCTGTGGCTGGCCGAGAGCCGTCAGGCGCCGCGTATCCAGCCGATGCTGGAGCTGGCGGCGCAGCACCGCGTGCCGGTCGGGCACAAGGAACGCCAGGAGCTGGACGAATGGGCCGAGGGCGTGCACCAGGGCGTGGTCGCCGAGGTCAGCCCGAGCCAGGTCTGGGGTGAGAACATGCTCGACGAGCTGCTCGAGCGCAGCGAGGGCGTACCCCTGCTGCTGGTGCTGGACGGCGTGACCGATCCGCACAACCTCGGCGCCTGTCTGCGCACTGCCGATGCCGCGGGGGCGCAGGCGGTCATCGTGCCCAAGGACAAATCCGCCACCCTCAACGCCACCGTACGCAAGGTGGCGTGCGGCGCGGCGGAGGTGATTCCGCTGGTGGCGGTGACCAACCTGGCACGCACCCTGGAAAAGCTGCAGAAGAAGGGCCTGTGGGTGGTCGGCACCGCTGGTGAGGCCGAGCAGGAGCTGTACCAGCTCGACATGACCGGCCCGACGGTGCTGGTCATGGGCGCGGAGGGCAAGGGCATGCGTCGCCTGACCCGCGAGCATTGCGATTACCTGGTCAAGCTGCCCATGGGCGGCAGCGTCAGCAGCCTCAACGTCTCGGTCGCCACCGGCGTCTGCCTGTTCGAGGCGGTGCGTCAGCGTCAGGCCAGGGGCAAGGGCTGA
- a CDS encoding adenylosuccinate synthase, translated as MGKNVVVLGTQWGDEGKGKIVDLLTEQAAAVVRYQGGHNAGHTLVIDGEKTVLHLIPSGILREGVECLIGNGVVVAPDALLREITKLEEKGVPVRQRLRISPACPLILSYHVALDQAREKARGDAKIGTTGRGIGPAYEDKVARRGLRVGDLFHRERFAAKLGELLDYHNFQLVNFYKEPAIDFQKTLDECMEYAELLKPMMADVTAVLHDLRREGKDIMFEGAQGSLLDIDHGTYPYVTSSNTTAGGIATGSGFGPLYLNYILGITKAYTTRVGSGPFPTELFDDVGAFLAKRGHEFGATTGRARRCGWFDAVILRRAIEINSISGLCLTKLDVLDGLETIRICTGYKDANGQVLVDAPTDADSYLGLQPVYEEMPGWSESTLGAKTLEDLPAAARAYIKRVEELVGAPIDIISTGPDRNETIVLRHPFA; from the coding sequence ATGGGTAAGAATGTCGTCGTCCTGGGCACCCAGTGGGGTGATGAGGGCAAGGGCAAGATCGTCGACCTGCTCACCGAGCAGGCCGCTGCCGTAGTGCGTTATCAGGGTGGCCACAACGCCGGCCACACCCTGGTGATCGACGGTGAAAAGACCGTGCTGCACCTGATTCCGTCCGGCATCCTGCGTGAGGGTGTCGAGTGCCTGATCGGCAACGGCGTGGTCGTCGCGCCCGACGCCCTGCTGCGCGAGATCACCAAGCTGGAAGAGAAGGGCGTGCCGGTGCGTCAGCGCCTGCGCATCAGCCCTGCCTGCCCGCTGATCCTGTCCTACCACGTGGCGCTGGACCAGGCGCGCGAGAAGGCCCGTGGCGATGCCAAGATCGGCACCACCGGCCGTGGTATCGGCCCGGCCTACGAAGACAAGGTCGCGCGTCGCGGCCTGCGCGTCGGTGACCTGTTCCACCGCGAGCGTTTTGCCGCCAAGCTCGGCGAGCTGCTGGACTATCACAACTTCCAGCTGGTCAACTTCTACAAGGAACCGGCCATCGACTTCCAGAAGACTCTGGACGAGTGCATGGAGTACGCCGAGCTGCTCAAGCCGATGATGGCCGATGTCACTGCCGTGCTGCATGACCTGCGTCGTGAAGGCAAGGACATCATGTTCGAAGGCGCCCAGGGCTCGCTGCTGGACATCGACCATGGCACCTACCCCTACGTCACCAGCTCCAACACCACTGCCGGCGGTATCGCCACCGGTTCGGGTTTCGGTCCGCTGTACCTGAACTACATCCTCGGTATCACCAAGGCCTACACCACCCGCGTCGGCTCCGGCCCGTTCCCCACCGAGCTGTTCGATGACGTCGGCGCCTTCCTGGCCAAGCGTGGTCACGAGTTCGGTGCCACCACCGGTCGTGCCCGTCGTTGTGGCTGGTTCGATGCCGTGATCCTGCGTCGCGCCATCGAGATCAACAGCATCTCCGGCCTGTGCCTGACCAAGCTGGATGTACTCGACGGCCTGGAAACCATCCGCATTTGCACCGGTTACAAGGACGCCAACGGCCAGGTGCTGGTCGATGCGCCGACCGATGCCGACAGCTACCTCGGTCTGCAGCCGGTGTACGAGGAAATGCCGGGCTGGAGCGAGTCCACCCTGGGCGCCAAGACCCTGGAAGACCTGCCGGCGGCGGCTCGCGCCTACATCAAGCGCGTGGAAGAGCTGGTCGGTGCGCCGATCGACATCATCTCCACCGGCCCGGACCGCAACGAGACCATCGTGCTGCGTCATCCGTTTGCCTGA
- a CDS encoding methyl-accepting chemotaxis protein translates to MFAIVSMLRSRLLRPVFVALGLAMLVQVGLAVWLMRASVDGMVEDLAQRLGGESRRLGEELGAAEREMSQGLSALASSTRSRLGEGLSSQLKSEQAQLRVVLEGNLKQSGQALAQLLAGVAPKSIWDLDIPALTALTRIAQQDPAVLFAIIYDAEGKRLTRNFNRSSAQVRELIAAGEGDSPLDKLVDAASRSPRVYLVEADINPMGAQIGKVQMGLSLDVVERELAALDGRFGALVNGAGELVDSSLAGASEEATRALRERLQSAERYTQEMARNGGESVRVAADSLRWNIALGLLLVGALALVAVALVLGWRVLSRLRLLSAALNDLAAGEGDLTRRVSIDSQDEVGEMADAVNRFIAKLQPIVRESGEVALRTSEQIRSLTQRGVAAEAAAGRQRDEVAGSLQALEQMADEAQAESQAMQEALQRVDTIRQAAHENAVIAQRLSALIEGLVARVADGSAVIERLAKQSEQIEVVLTVIQSIAEQTNLLALNAAIEAARAGESGRGFAVVADEVRALASKTQQSTGDIQTHIAALQRGAQEAVAAIAQAGAQGSEGLEVLRDSARLQQSVQLSVDEVHGAINAATQAAAHQAEGAGAVRGRVEIIHAEAQHAAEAVAAIAGNARALDELAAQLKASLGQFRV, encoded by the coding sequence GTGTTCGCCATCGTTTCCATGCTGCGCAGCCGTCTGCTGCGCCCGGTGTTCGTTGCCCTTGGTCTGGCCATGTTGGTGCAGGTCGGCCTGGCCGTATGGCTGATGCGCGCCTCGGTCGATGGCATGGTCGAGGATCTGGCGCAGCGCCTGGGTGGTGAAAGTCGCCGTCTGGGTGAGGAGCTGGGCGCTGCCGAGCGTGAGATGAGTCAGGGATTGTCCGCGCTGGCCAGCAGCACGCGCTCGCGACTGGGCGAGGGGCTTTCCAGCCAGCTGAAGAGTGAGCAGGCGCAATTGCGCGTGGTGCTCGAAGGCAATCTCAAGCAATCCGGCCAGGCCCTGGCGCAACTGCTCGCCGGTGTTGCGCCCAAGTCCATCTGGGATCTCGATATCCCGGCGCTCACCGCCCTGACTCGTATCGCCCAGCAGGATCCGGCGGTGCTCTTCGCCATCATCTATGACGCCGAGGGCAAGCGTCTGACGCGCAATTTCAATCGCAGCAGCGCGCAGGTACGTGAGCTGATCGCGGCCGGGGAGGGGGATTCGCCACTCGACAAACTGGTCGATGCCGCCTCGCGCAGTCCGCGGGTCTATCTGGTCGAGGCCGACATCAACCCCATGGGGGCGCAAATCGGCAAGGTGCAGATGGGCCTTTCCCTGGATGTGGTCGAGCGCGAGCTGGCGGCGCTGGACGGGCGCTTCGGGGCCTTGGTCAATGGCGCGGGCGAGTTGGTGGACAGCAGTCTGGCCGGCGCTTCCGAGGAGGCGACGCGGGCGCTGCGTGAGCGCCTGCAGTCGGCCGAGCGCTACACCCAGGAAATGGCACGCAATGGCGGTGAGTCGGTGCGCGTGGCGGCCGATTCGCTGCGCTGGAACATCGCCCTGGGGTTGCTGCTGGTCGGTGCGTTGGCGCTGGTAGCGGTGGCCCTGGTGCTGGGTTGGCGCGTGCTCAGTCGCCTGCGCCTGCTCAGTGCGGCGCTCAACGACCTGGCGGCGGGTGAGGGTGATCTGACCCGGCGCGTGAGTATCGACAGCCAGGACGAAGTGGGCGAGATGGCCGATGCGGTCAATCGCTTCATCGCCAAGCTGCAGCCGATCGTGCGTGAGTCCGGTGAGGTGGCGCTGCGCACCAGTGAGCAGATTCGCAGCCTGACCCAGCGCGGTGTGGCGGCCGAGGCGGCTGCTGGGCGCCAGCGTGACGAGGTGGCCGGCAGTCTGCAGGCGCTGGAGCAGATGGCCGACGAGGCGCAGGCGGAAAGCCAGGCCATGCAGGAGGCGCTGCAGCGTGTCGATACCATTCGCCAGGCGGCGCACGAGAATGCGGTCATCGCCCAGCGCCTGTCGGCTCTGATCGAGGGGCTGGTGGCGCGAGTGGCGGACGGCTCGGCGGTGATCGAGCGGCTGGCCAAGCAGAGCGAGCAGATCGAAGTGGTGCTGACGGTGATCCAGTCGATTGCCGAGCAGACCAACCTGCTCGCGCTCAATGCCGCCATCGAGGCGGCGCGCGCCGGCGAGAGCGGTCGTGGTTTCGCCGTGGTGGCTGATGAGGTTCGAGCCTTGGCGAGCAAGACCCAGCAATCGACCGGGGATATCCAGACCCATATTGCGGCATTGCAGCGTGGCGCGCAGGAGGCCGTGGCGGCCATCGCCCAGGCCGGTGCGCAGGGCAGTGAGGGGCTGGAGGTGCTGCGCGACAGTGCGCGCCTGCAGCAGTCGGTGCAGCTATCGGTGGACGAGGTGCATGGCGCAATCAACGCCGCGACTCAGGCCGCGGCGCATCAGGCCGAGGGCGCGGGAGCGGTGCGCGGGCGTGTGGAGATCATCCATGCCGAAGCGCAGCATGCCGCCGAAGCGGTGGCGGCGATTGCCGGCAATGCGCGGGCCCTGGACGAGCTGGCGGCGCAACTCAAGGCCAGTCTGGGGCAGTTCCGGGTGTAG
- the hflC gene encoding protease modulator HflC, with translation MSNKSLIGLIVAVVLALVAWNSFYIVAQTERAVMLQFGRVVNPDVPPGLHVKIPYVNQVRIFDGRLLTLDSTSSRFLTLEKKALMVDAYAKWRVKDAERFYQSTSGMKQVADERLARRLEASLRDQFGKRTLHESVSGERDALMADVTATLNRAAERELGIEVVDVRVKAIDLPREVNRSVFERMSTEREREAREHRAKGRELAEGIRADADRQRRVLLAEAYREAEELRGDGDAQAAAIYARAFGQDQEFYSFYRSLQAYRESFADKRDVLVLDPGSDFFRYLEKSKP, from the coding sequence ATGAGCAACAAGTCCCTGATCGGCCTGATCGTGGCCGTGGTTCTGGCCCTGGTGGCGTGGAACAGTTTCTACATCGTGGCGCAGACCGAGCGCGCGGTCATGCTGCAGTTCGGTCGTGTGGTCAATCCCGATGTGCCGCCTGGTCTGCATGTGAAGATTCCTTACGTCAACCAGGTGCGCATCTTCGATGGTCGCCTGCTGACGCTGGATTCGACCTCCTCGCGCTTCCTGACCCTGGAGAAGAAGGCGCTGATGGTCGACGCCTACGCCAAGTGGCGGGTGAAGGATGCCGAGCGTTTCTATCAGTCCACCTCCGGCATGAAGCAGGTCGCCGACGAGCGCCTGGCGCGTCGTCTGGAAGCCTCGCTGCGTGACCAGTTCGGTAAGCGCACCCTGCACGAGTCGGTGTCCGGCGAGCGTGATGCGCTGATGGCCGACGTGACCGCGACCCTCAATCGCGCCGCCGAGCGTGAACTGGGTATCGAGGTGGTCGACGTGCGGGTCAAGGCCATCGACCTGCCGCGTGAAGTGAACCGCAGCGTGTTCGAGCGCATGAGCACCGAGCGTGAGCGTGAGGCGCGCGAGCACCGCGCCAAGGGGCGTGAGCTGGCCGAAGGTATCCGCGCCGATGCCGACCGTCAGCGCCGCGTACTGCTGGCCGAAGCCTACCGTGAAGCCGAAGAGCTGCGCGGTGACGGTGATGCCCAGGCTGCCGCCATTTACGCCCGTGCCTTCGGCCAGGATCAGGAGTTCTACTCCTTCTACCGCAGCCTGCAGGCCTACCGCGAAAGCTTCGCGGACAAGCGCGACGTGCTGGTGCTGGACCCGGGCAGCGATTTCTTCCGCTACCTGGAGAAATCCAAGCCTTAA
- the rnr gene encoding ribonuclease R, which translates to MADWQSLDPEAAREAEKYDNPIPSRELILAHLAERGSPASREQLVEEFGLDTEDQLEALRRRLRAMERDGQLIYTRRGTYAPVDKLDLICGRISGHRDGFGFLVPDDGSDDLFLSPAQMRLVFDGDRALVRVAGLDRRGRREGGIVEVISRAHESIVGRYYEESGIGFVVADNPKIQQEVLVTPGRTAGARIGQFVEIKITHWPTQRFQPQGDIVEVIGNYMAPGMEIDVALRSYDIPHVWPEAVIKEARKLKPEVEEKDKEKRIDLRHLPFVTIDGEDARDFDDAVYCEKNSSRWKLFSGGWKLYVAIADVSHYVKAGSALDAEATERGNSVYFPERVVPMLPEELSNGLCSLNPHVDRLAMVCEMTMSKSGQMVDYKFYEAVIHSHARLTYNKVSLMLEDPKSSEGKSLRSEYKEVLPHLNQLYALYQVLVAARHERGAIDFETQETRIIFGTDRKIDEIRPTQRNDAHKLIEECMLAANVATARFMQDHDIPSLYRVHDGPPPERLEKLKAFLGELGLSLQRGKSKDGPTPKDYQRLLESIRERPDFHLIQTVMLRSLSQAVYSAQNEGHFGLNYEAYTHFTSPIRRYPDLLVHRAIRSVIRSKRETKHVERAGAASMPKARIYPYDEATLEKLGEQCSMTERRADEATRDVVNWLKCEFMQDRVGETFAGVITAVTGFGIFVELRDIYVEGLVHVTALPADYYHFDPVHHRLSGERSGRSFRLGDSVEVKVMRVDLDERKIDFELSQGKTDKGDDARRGGKPSGMGNTDVQKSREVKKALLDSAKKSGGKAPAKKTSSHRKGAPAPKAKAETSGSKPSKRKAKR; encoded by the coding sequence ATGGCCGATTGGCAATCCCTCGATCCCGAGGCCGCCCGCGAGGCGGAAAAATACGACAACCCCATCCCTAGCCGCGAACTGATTCTGGCCCACCTGGCCGAACGGGGTTCGCCCGCCAGCCGCGAGCAGCTGGTCGAGGAATTCGGCCTCGACACCGAGGACCAGCTCGAGGCGCTGCGCCGCCGTCTGCGCGCCATGGAGCGCGATGGCCAACTGATCTATACCCGCCGCGGCACCTACGCGCCGGTGGACAAGCTCGACCTGATCTGCGGTCGCATCAGCGGTCACCGCGACGGCTTCGGCTTCCTCGTGCCGGATGACGGCAGCGACGATCTGTTCCTCAGCCCGGCGCAGATGCGCCTGGTATTCGATGGCGACCGCGCCCTGGTGCGTGTGGCCGGTCTCGACCGTCGCGGCCGCCGTGAAGGCGGCATCGTCGAAGTGATCAGCCGTGCCCACGAGAGCATCGTCGGCCGCTACTACGAGGAAAGCGGTATCGGCTTCGTGGTGGCCGACAACCCGAAGATCCAGCAGGAAGTGCTGGTCACGCCGGGACGCACCGCCGGCGCGCGCATCGGCCAGTTCGTCGAGATCAAGATCACCCACTGGCCGACCCAGCGCTTCCAGCCGCAGGGCGACATCGTCGAGGTGATCGGCAACTACATGGCGCCGGGCATGGAGATCGACGTGGCGCTGCGCAGCTACGACATTCCGCATGTCTGGCCCGAGGCGGTGATCAAGGAGGCGCGCAAGCTCAAGCCCGAGGTGGAGGAGAAGGACAAGGAGAAGCGCATCGACCTGCGGCACCTGCCTTTCGTCACCATCGATGGCGAGGACGCTCGCGACTTCGACGACGCCGTGTACTGCGAGAAGAACAGCAGTCGCTGGAAGCTGTTCTCCGGTGGCTGGAAACTCTACGTGGCCATCGCCGACGTGTCGCACTACGTCAAGGCCGGCTCCGCCCTGGATGCCGAAGCCACCGAACGCGGCAACTCGGTGTACTTCCCCGAGCGCGTCGTGCCGATGCTGCCGGAGGAGTTGTCCAACGGTCTGTGCTCGCTCAACCCGCACGTCGATCGGCTGGCCATGGTCTGTGAAATGACCATGTCCAAGAGCGGCCAGATGGTCGACTACAAGTTCTACGAGGCGGTGATCCATTCCCACGCGCGCCTGACCTACAACAAGGTCAGCCTGATGCTGGAAGATCCCAAGAGCAGCGAGGGCAAGTCCCTGCGCAGCGAGTACAAGGAGGTTCTGCCGCACCTCAACCAGCTCTATGCGCTTTACCAGGTGCTGGTGGCCGCTCGTCACGAGCGTGGCGCCATCGACTTCGAGACGCAGGAGACGCGCATCATCTTCGGCACCGATCGCAAGATCGACGAGATCCGCCCGACCCAGCGCAACGATGCGCACAAGCTGATCGAGGAATGCATGCTGGCGGCCAACGTCGCCACCGCGCGCTTCATGCAGGATCACGACATTCCGTCGCTGTATCGCGTGCATGATGGTCCGCCGCCGGAGCGTCTGGAGAAGCTCAAGGCCTTCCTCGGTGAGCTGGGGCTGTCGCTGCAGCGTGGCAAGTCCAAGGACGGTCCGACGCCCAAGGATTACCAGCGCCTGCTGGAAAGCATCCGCGAACGCCCGGATTTCCACCTGATCCAGACCGTGATGCTGCGCTCGCTGAGCCAGGCGGTATACAGCGCGCAGAACGAGGGCCACTTCGGTCTCAACTACGAGGCCTATACCCACTTCACCTCGCCGATCCGTCGCTACCCCGACCTGCTGGTGCACCGCGCCATTCGCAGCGTGATCCGCTCCAAGCGTGAAACCAAGCACGTGGAGCGCGCTGGCGCGGCGAGCATGCCCAAGGCGCGCATCTATCCGTACGACGAGGCGACCCTGGAAAAACTCGGCGAGCAATGCTCGATGACCGAGCGCCGCGCCGACGAAGCGACGCGCGACGTGGTCAACTGGCTCAAGTGCGAGTTCATGCAGGATCGCGTCGGCGAGACCTTCGCCGGTGTGATCACCGCAGTGACCGGCTTCGGCATCTTCGTCGAGCTGCGCGACATCTACGTCGAGGGCCTGGTGCATGTCACCGCGCTGCCGGCCGATTACTACCACTTCGATCCGGTCCATCATCGCCTGTCCGGCGAGCGCAGCGGCCGCAGCTTCCGCCTTGGCGACAGCGTCGAGGTCAAGGTGATGCGCGTCGATCTGGACGAGCGCAAGATCGACTTCGAACTGAGCCAGGGCAAGACCGACAAGGGCGATGATGCGCGCCGTGGCGGCAAGCCGAGCGGCATGGGCAATACCGACGTGCAGAAAAGCCGTGAGGTGAAGAAGGCCCTGCTCGACAGCGCCAAGAAGAGCGGCGGCAAGGCGCCGGCGAAGAAAACGTCCAGCCATCGCAAGGGCGCGCCTGCGCCCAAGGCCAAGGCCGAGACAAGCGGTAGCAAGCCGAGCAAGCGTAAGGCGAAACGATGA
- a CDS encoding DUF2065 domain-containing protein, with protein MWQELGIALCLVLVLEGILPFLYPRHWRGAVLLAARLPDRRLRLMGLASMLLGTALLYLLH; from the coding sequence ATGTGGCAGGAACTCGGCATCGCACTGTGTCTGGTACTGGTGCTGGAAGGCATCCTGCCCTTCCTCTATCCGCGCCACTGGCGCGGAGCGGTCTTGCTGGCAGCTCGCCTGCCCGACCGCCGACTGCGCCTGATGGGGCTGGCCAGCATGCTGCTGGGTACTGCCCTTCTATATCTGCTTCACTGA
- a CDS encoding ATP phosphoribosyltransferase regulatory subunit, with the protein MATVDRWLLPDGIEEVLPPEAARIEAARRQVLDLFQRWGYEFVVTPHIEYLESLLTGAGQDLDLRTFKVTDPLSGRQMGFRADITPQVARIDAHTLRREGPNRLCYAGSVLHAQPRALTTSRSPIQLGAELYGDASPASDIEVISLLVETLELAAVPDVHMDLGHVGIYRGLARAAGLSGEVEQQLFDALQRKAMDEIEALTAALPAGLGNMLRSLAELCGGREVLDLAQAALVEAPDAVHAALDELVAIADALELRYPELPLYFDLGELRGYNYHTGVVFAAFVPGEGGAIAQGGRYDDTGAVFGRARPATGFSTDLKTLVTLGDMRLDEAVRGVWAPDNHDLYLWQAVRRLRSEGERVVQALPGQSEADAREAGCDRLLALRDGRWQVAPLAS; encoded by the coding sequence ATGGCAACGGTAGACCGCTGGCTGCTGCCAGATGGCATCGAAGAAGTACTGCCGCCGGAGGCGGCGCGCATCGAGGCAGCCCGCCGTCAGGTGCTGGACCTGTTTCAACGCTGGGGGTACGAGTTCGTCGTCACCCCGCATATCGAATACCTGGAATCCCTGCTGACCGGTGCCGGTCAGGATCTCGACCTGCGTACGTTCAAGGTCACCGATCCGCTGTCCGGTCGGCAGATGGGCTTTCGCGCCGACATCACGCCGCAGGTGGCGCGCATCGACGCCCACACCCTGCGCCGCGAAGGGCCGAACCGCCTGTGCTACGCCGGCAGCGTGCTGCATGCCCAGCCGCGTGCACTGACCACTTCGCGCAGCCCGATCCAGCTCGGCGCCGAGCTATACGGCGACGCCAGCCCGGCCAGTGACATCGAGGTGATCAGCCTGCTGGTCGAGACCCTGGAGCTGGCCGCGGTACCGGACGTGCACATGGACCTCGGTCATGTCGGCATCTACCGTGGCCTGGCGCGGGCCGCCGGGCTGTCCGGCGAGGTCGAACAGCAGCTGTTCGATGCGCTGCAGCGCAAGGCCATGGACGAGATCGAGGCGCTGACTGCGGCGTTGCCGGCCGGGCTGGGCAACATGCTGCGCTCGCTGGCCGAGCTGTGCGGCGGTCGTGAAGTGCTGGATCTGGCTCAGGCCGCGCTGGTCGAGGCGCCGGATGCGGTGCACGCCGCGCTCGATGAGCTGGTGGCCATCGCCGATGCGCTGGAGCTGCGTTACCCCGAGCTGCCGCTGTATTTCGACCTGGGCGAGCTGCGCGGCTACAACTATCACACCGGTGTGGTATTCGCCGCGTTCGTCCCGGGCGAGGGCGGTGCCATCGCTCAGGGCGGTCGTTACGACGATACCGGCGCGGTATTCGGCCGGGCGCGCCCGGCAACCGGTTTCTCCACCGACCTGAAGACCCTGGTGACGCTGGGCGACATGCGCCTGGACGAGGCGGTCCGCGGCGTGTGGGCGCCGGACAATCATGATCTCTATCTGTGGCAGGCCGTGCGTCGCCTGCGCAGTGAGGGTGAGCGCGTGGTACAGGCGCTGCCCGGACAGAGCGAGGCGGATGCGCGCGAAGCAGGCTGTGACCGTCTGCTGGCCCTGCGCGATGGACGTTGGCAGGTGGCGCCCCTGGCGTCCTGA